Proteins encoded within one genomic window of Ranitomeya variabilis isolate aRanVar5 chromosome 4, aRanVar5.hap1, whole genome shotgun sequence:
- the LOC143767121 gene encoding oocyte zinc finger protein XlCOF29-like, whose amino-acid sequence MDMDRDKMVERILHLTLEILFQLTGEDYTVVKKTSSDRCQDPVSEGCGRPLSPIPGPPPHPLIHEDINDQKILELAYKMIELLTAEVTLLGMLGHYTVTL is encoded by the exons atggatatggacagagacaagatggtggagaggatattacacctcaccctagagatcctcttccagcttactggagag gattacacagtggtgaagaagacctctagtgatcgctgtcaggaccctgtgtctgagggatgtggaagacccctgagcccaatccctgggcctccacctcaccccctgatccatgaggacatcaatgaccagaagatcctagaactcgcctacaagatgattgagctgctgactgcagaggtgacactgctgggaatgctgggacattatacagtaacactatga